One stretch of Amycolatopsis sp. NBC_00345 DNA includes these proteins:
- a CDS encoding ABC transporter ATP-binding protein — protein sequence MPVIEVQGLHKRYGAKVAVDDVSFSVERGEIFGILGPNGAGKTTTVECLEGLRVADGGTLSVLGLDPRADRGEVRQRVGIQLQESQLPDRLRVREAIDLYASFYRTPADPEKLLATLGLADKRDTAYKKLSGGQKQRLSIALALVGSPEIAVLDELTTGLDPQARRDTWDLIEAVRDRGVTILLVTHFMAEAERLCDRIAVIDSGRVVAIDTPAGLVGRVDDEQRIRFRPSAPVDVAQLDSLPDVLKVERHGERLVVTGRGNALHTVTSFLARNQVIAGELRVDQADLDDAFVALTGRKLD from the coding sequence ATGCCGGTCATCGAAGTCCAGGGCCTGCACAAGCGGTACGGCGCCAAAGTAGCGGTGGACGACGTCTCGTTCAGCGTGGAGCGCGGGGAGATCTTCGGGATCCTCGGGCCCAACGGCGCCGGCAAGACCACCACGGTGGAGTGCCTGGAGGGGCTGCGCGTCGCCGACGGCGGCACGCTCTCGGTGCTCGGCCTCGACCCGCGCGCCGACCGGGGCGAGGTGCGCCAGCGCGTCGGCATCCAGCTCCAGGAGAGCCAGCTGCCCGACCGGCTGCGGGTCCGCGAGGCGATCGACCTGTACGCCTCCTTCTACCGCACGCCCGCCGACCCGGAGAAGCTGCTCGCCACGCTGGGCCTGGCCGACAAGCGCGACACCGCGTACAAGAAGCTCTCCGGCGGACAGAAGCAGCGGCTCTCCATCGCGCTCGCGCTCGTGGGCAGCCCGGAGATCGCCGTGCTCGACGAGCTCACCACCGGCCTCGACCCGCAGGCGCGGCGTGACACCTGGGACCTGATCGAGGCGGTGCGCGACCGGGGCGTGACGATCCTGCTGGTCACGCACTTCATGGCGGAGGCCGAACGGCTCTGCGACCGGATCGCGGTGATCGACTCCGGCCGCGTGGTCGCCATCGACACGCCCGCCGGGCTGGTCGGGCGGGTCGACGACGAGCAGCGCATCCGCTTCCGCCCGTCGGCGCCGGTCGACGTGGCGCAGCTCGATTCGCTGCCCGACGTGCTGAAGGTCGAGCGCCACGGTGAACGGCTCGTGGTGACCGGGCGCGGCAACGCGCTGCACACCGTCACGTCGTTCCTCGCCCGCAACCAGGTGATCGCCGGCGAGCTGCGAGTGGACCAGGCGGATCTCGACGACGCGTTCGTCGCGCTGACCGGCCGGAAACTGGACTGA
- a CDS encoding ABC transporter permease, whose protein sequence is MLTKMTAVEAKLFLRDPGAPATVIGIPLALILVFGLIPGTKNPSAQFGGQSPLSTLIAPMAVAIVIAMLAVTLFPAALAGYREKGVLKRLSASPVPPARLLAAQLIVNLVAAVVVILLVVGVGRIALGMALPLNPGGFALSVVLGAASLFSVGLLVAAFAPTARAASGIGALVFFPMLALGGVWVPKEQLPVFLQHVADVLPLGATINALRETAAGHAPELLQLGSMAAFTVVCSVLAARFFRWE, encoded by the coding sequence ATGCTCACCAAGATGACCGCCGTGGAGGCGAAGCTGTTCCTCCGCGACCCGGGCGCGCCGGCCACCGTGATCGGCATCCCGCTCGCCCTGATCCTGGTGTTCGGGTTGATCCCGGGCACGAAGAACCCGAGCGCGCAGTTCGGCGGTCAGTCGCCGTTGTCCACGCTGATCGCGCCGATGGCGGTGGCGATCGTCATCGCGATGCTCGCGGTGACGCTGTTCCCGGCCGCGCTGGCCGGCTACCGCGAAAAGGGCGTGCTGAAACGGCTTTCCGCCAGCCCGGTGCCGCCGGCCCGGCTGCTGGCCGCGCAGCTGATCGTGAACCTCGTGGCCGCCGTTGTCGTGATCCTGCTCGTCGTGGGGGTGGGCAGGATCGCGCTCGGCATGGCGTTGCCGCTGAATCCGGGCGGCTTCGCGCTGTCGGTGGTGCTGGGCGCGGCGTCGCTGTTCTCGGTGGGCCTGCTGGTCGCCGCGTTCGCGCCGACGGCCAGGGCCGCGAGCGGCATCGGGGCGCTGGTGTTCTTCCCGATGCTGGCGCTGGGCGGGGTGTGGGTGCCGAAGGAGCAGCTGCCGGTGTTCCTGCAGCACGTCGCCGACGTCCTGCCGCTCGGCGCGACGATCAACGCCCTGCGCGAGACCGCGGCGGGGCACGCGCCGGAACTGCTGCAACTGGGCTCGATGGCCGCGTTCACCGTGGTCTGCTCCGTGCTCGCCGCCCGATTCTTCCGCTGGGAGTGA
- a CDS encoding glycosyltransferase family 39 protein: protein MTATATTVPATRAVAPFARKPVLVLAALLTALLAVTANRYGYMGDELYFLSAGRHLAWGYVDQPPLLPLLARTMDALVPGSPFVLRIPAILAMAAAVLFAALIAREFGGGAKAQTLAAATLAVSTQFVGSGHYLATSTLDPFLWTVLLWLLVRWVRTRADGLLAWAGVVTALTLYTKFLIGGFWLVAGIVFLVFGPRELLRRPKLWLGAAIAAAALVPTLVWQATHGWPQLGMGEAVSREVSDYLGGRVAWLPEALLVAGLPIGAVLLCYGLWRLLRSERLRPYRFVAWTTLGLAVVFVLANGRAYYIAGMFAPCWAAAAVELESGRASRWWRWIATWPVYLLAIVLTVPQSLPVWPQAWLTEHPALPRSILASAEIGWPETARSVADAFAKVPDPAHTAVVTESYWTAGALDHYGPALGLPEPASPNRGYATLVVPPDSARDVLFVGTDPRPLLGHFADLRPAGQVDTGAAKPSVEQGLPIWLASGRLQPWPRIWPSLVTT, encoded by the coding sequence ATGACCGCGACCGCTACCACCGTCCCGGCGACGCGCGCCGTGGCCCCGTTCGCCCGCAAGCCCGTGCTCGTCCTCGCCGCCCTGCTCACCGCGCTGCTGGCCGTCACCGCGAACCGCTACGGCTACATGGGCGACGAGCTGTACTTCCTCTCCGCCGGACGCCACCTGGCCTGGGGGTACGTCGACCAGCCGCCGCTCCTGCCGCTGCTGGCCCGCACGATGGACGCGCTCGTCCCCGGTTCTCCGTTCGTGCTGCGGATCCCGGCCATTCTGGCGATGGCCGCCGCGGTGCTGTTCGCCGCGCTGATCGCCCGCGAGTTCGGCGGCGGGGCCAAGGCGCAGACCCTGGCCGCGGCGACGCTGGCGGTGTCGACCCAGTTCGTCGGCAGCGGGCACTACCTGGCGACCTCGACGCTCGACCCGTTCCTGTGGACGGTGCTGCTCTGGCTGCTGGTCCGCTGGGTCCGCACCCGCGCCGACGGCCTGCTGGCCTGGGCGGGCGTGGTCACCGCGCTCACGCTGTACACGAAGTTCCTGATCGGCGGCTTCTGGCTGGTCGCCGGGATCGTGTTCCTCGTCTTCGGCCCGCGTGAGCTGTTGCGCCGGCCGAAGCTGTGGCTCGGCGCCGCGATCGCCGCGGCGGCGCTGGTCCCGACGCTCGTCTGGCAGGCGACGCACGGCTGGCCGCAGCTGGGCATGGGCGAGGCCGTCTCGCGGGAGGTCAGCGACTATCTGGGCGGACGGGTGGCGTGGCTGCCCGAGGCGCTGCTCGTCGCCGGATTGCCGATCGGGGCCGTGCTCCTTTGTTACGGCCTGTGGCGGCTGCTGCGCTCGGAGCGGCTGCGGCCGTACCGCTTCGTCGCCTGGACCACGCTGGGGCTGGCCGTGGTGTTCGTCCTGGCCAACGGCCGCGCGTACTACATCGCGGGGATGTTCGCGCCGTGCTGGGCCGCGGCCGCGGTCGAGCTGGAAAGCGGCCGGGCTTCCCGGTGGTGGCGCTGGATCGCGACCTGGCCGGTGTACCTGCTGGCCATCGTCCTCACGGTGCCCCAGTCGTTGCCGGTGTGGCCGCAGGCGTGGCTGACGGAGCACCCGGCGCTGCCGAGGTCGATCCTCGCGTCCGCCGAGATCGGCTGGCCGGAGACGGCGCGCTCGGTGGCGGACGCGTTCGCGAAGGTCCCCGACCCGGCCCACACCGCCGTGGTCACCGAGTCCTACTGGACGGCGGGCGCGCTGGACCACTACGGCCCCGCGCTCGGCCTGCCCGAGCCGGCCAGCCCGAACCGCGGGTACGCCACGCTTGTCGTGCCGCCGGATTCGGCCCGCGACGTGCTGTTCGTCGGCACCGACCCGCGCCCGCTGCTGGGCCACTTCGCGGATCTGCGCCCGGCGGGCCAGGTGGACACGGGCGCGGCCAAGCCGAGCGTCGAACAGGGCTTGCCGATCTGGCTGGCGAGCGGGCGGCTCCAGCCGTGGCCGCGGATCTGGCCCAGCCTGGTCACCACCTGA
- a CDS encoding glycosyltransferase family 39 protein, with protein MTTAGARAKPTGDVAEFARLPVTLLAAGTAAVLLATAGRYGYFGDELYFLAAGKHLAWGYADQPPVLPLIAWLMNTIAPGSLVVFRVPAILVTAAGVVVTALIARELGGRRRAQTRAAAAFAICGQFVGSGHYLATSTVDPVLWTVALWLLVRWLRTRDDNLLLWLGLVTAVALNVKFLIGAFWALAALTSLVFGPRDLLRRPKLWAGAGIAALACVPTLWWQTANGWPQLGMGDAIAKEVDQGGGRAEFVPGLLAGAGLVTGALGVLYGLTVLLGAKQLRPYRFLGWTTLGLIVVFIVANGRFYYAAGMFGVLWAAAAVHLENRQPALWWRWVPTWPVFVLSALYSLPYALPVWPAQWLVEHPDAPHPAYAIEEVGWPDLADSVAGAYRLLPPAEREHTALVTAGYWQAGALGRYGPERGLPEAYSPSRGFWYFGRPANDMDTVLFVGNDPSKLAKHFQSAKIVARVDNRLGVPNSSRTMPIWQLSGRLDAWAVIWPQLKDLKA; from the coding sequence GTGACCACGGCCGGCGCTCGCGCCAAGCCCACCGGCGACGTCGCGGAGTTCGCACGGCTGCCCGTGACGCTGCTCGCGGCCGGCACCGCGGCGGTCCTGCTCGCCACCGCCGGCCGCTACGGCTACTTCGGCGACGAGCTGTACTTCCTCGCCGCAGGCAAGCACCTGGCCTGGGGCTACGCCGACCAGCCGCCGGTGCTGCCGCTGATCGCGTGGCTGATGAACACGATCGCCCCGGGCTCGCTGGTGGTGTTCCGGGTCCCGGCGATCCTGGTCACTGCCGCGGGCGTAGTGGTGACGGCGCTCATCGCGCGGGAGCTCGGCGGCCGGCGCCGGGCGCAGACCCGCGCGGCCGCCGCGTTCGCGATCTGCGGCCAGTTCGTGGGCAGCGGCCACTACCTCGCGACGTCCACTGTCGACCCGGTGCTGTGGACGGTCGCGCTCTGGCTGCTCGTGCGCTGGCTGCGGACCCGGGACGACAACCTGCTGCTGTGGCTGGGACTGGTCACCGCCGTCGCGCTCAACGTGAAGTTCCTGATCGGCGCGTTCTGGGCCCTGGCCGCGCTGACCTCGCTCGTGTTCGGCCCGCGTGACCTGCTGCGCCGGCCGAAGCTGTGGGCGGGGGCGGGAATCGCCGCGCTGGCCTGCGTTCCGACGCTGTGGTGGCAGACGGCCAACGGCTGGCCGCAGCTCGGCATGGGCGACGCGATCGCCAAGGAGGTCGACCAGGGCGGCGGCCGCGCGGAGTTCGTCCCGGGCCTGCTGGCCGGCGCCGGGCTGGTGACCGGCGCGTTGGGTGTCCTCTATGGACTGACCGTGCTGCTGGGCGCCAAACAGCTGCGGCCGTACCGGTTCCTCGGCTGGACGACGCTCGGGCTCATCGTCGTGTTCATCGTCGCCAACGGGCGGTTCTACTACGCCGCGGGCATGTTCGGCGTGCTGTGGGCCGCGGCCGCCGTGCACCTGGAGAACCGGCAGCCCGCGCTGTGGTGGCGCTGGGTGCCGACGTGGCCGGTGTTCGTGCTCTCCGCGTTGTACAGCCTGCCGTACGCGCTGCCGGTCTGGCCGGCGCAGTGGCTCGTGGAGCACCCCGACGCGCCGCATCCCGCGTACGCCATCGAAGAGGTGGGCTGGCCCGACCTGGCGGACTCCGTCGCCGGTGCGTACCGGCTGCTGCCGCCCGCCGAGCGCGAGCACACCGCGCTCGTCACCGCGGGCTACTGGCAGGCGGGCGCCCTCGGCCGGTACGGACCGGAGCGTGGCCTGCCCGAGGCGTACAGCCCCAGCCGCGGCTTCTGGTACTTCGGACGTCCCGCCAACGACATGGACACCGTGCTCTTCGTCGGCAACGACCCGTCGAAGCTGGCGAAGCACTTTCAGTCGGCGAAGATCGTGGCACGGGTCGACAACCGGCTCGGCGTGCCCAACTCCAGCCGGACCATGCCGATCTGGCAGCTCAGCGGGCGTCTTGACGCCTGGGCCGTGATCTGGCCCCAGCTCAAGGACCTCAAGGCATGA
- a CDS encoding sensor histidine kinase, translated as MRFQRADDVKVDWGRSLMPPLAPRPGGSGLRWHQWFTRVETVFGFVLLVVPVLLTTLPANQTAGHRAVTLALAGGAAVWLLLTTVLPRPGVRERPVFAALTFVGVVSFATALQARESAFFVFMIFAFFAAMRMSPVPVAILGVGVTSLLINTVSVGGPVHSLTTSPGVMVTLILVQTAAIGGGGAVFAAVGRQSQERKRMLDQLAAAEAENQGLQRQLLTQAREAGVLDERQRLSQEIHDTLAQGFTGIITQLEAAAQAEADPAEWRRHLATATELARENLTAARRSVGALRPEPLESATLPDALAEVTRLWGERTGVRAGFTATGTAEALHPELEATLLRITQEALSNVAKHAAADRVGLTLSYMSDEVTLDVRDDGVGFDPDAPPPAEGGFGLPGMRRRVERLAGTLHVESEPGGGTAISVNLPAVPAATLPEGTLPEGIENEGASA; from the coding sequence ATGAGATTCCAGCGGGCCGACGACGTGAAGGTGGACTGGGGCCGCTCGCTGATGCCGCCGCTCGCGCCCCGGCCGGGGGGCTCGGGCCTGCGATGGCACCAGTGGTTCACCCGGGTGGAGACCGTGTTCGGGTTCGTGCTCCTCGTCGTCCCGGTCCTGCTCACCACGCTGCCCGCGAACCAGACGGCCGGGCACCGGGCGGTCACGCTGGCCCTCGCGGGCGGCGCCGCGGTGTGGCTGCTGCTCACCACCGTGCTGCCGCGCCCCGGCGTGCGCGAGCGCCCGGTGTTCGCCGCGCTGACCTTCGTCGGAGTGGTGAGCTTCGCGACGGCGCTGCAGGCCCGGGAGTCCGCCTTTTTCGTCTTCATGATCTTCGCGTTCTTCGCCGCCATGCGGATGAGCCCGGTGCCTGTGGCGATCCTCGGCGTGGGCGTCACCTCGCTGCTCATCAACACCGTCTCGGTCGGCGGGCCGGTGCACTCGCTGACGACCTCGCCGGGTGTCATGGTGACGCTGATCCTGGTGCAGACGGCGGCGATCGGCGGCGGGGGCGCGGTGTTCGCCGCCGTCGGGCGGCAGAGCCAGGAACGCAAGCGGATGCTCGACCAGCTGGCCGCGGCCGAGGCGGAAAACCAAGGCCTGCAACGGCAACTGCTCACCCAGGCGCGTGAGGCGGGGGTGCTCGACGAGCGCCAGCGGCTGAGCCAGGAAATCCACGACACGCTCGCCCAGGGCTTCACCGGCATCATCACCCAGCTCGAGGCCGCCGCCCAGGCCGAAGCCGACCCGGCCGAGTGGCGGCGGCACCTCGCCACCGCCACCGAGCTGGCGCGGGAGAACCTCACCGCCGCCCGGCGGTCCGTCGGCGCGCTGCGGCCGGAGCCGCTGGAATCGGCGACGCTGCCCGACGCGCTGGCAGAGGTGACGCGCCTGTGGGGCGAGCGCACCGGCGTCCGCGCGGGCTTCACCGCCACGGGCACCGCCGAGGCCCTGCACCCCGAGCTGGAGGCGACCCTGCTGCGCATCACGCAGGAAGCACTGTCCAATGTGGCCAAACACGCGGCGGCGGACCGGGTGGGGCTCACGCTGTCGTACATGAGCGACGAGGTGACGCTGGACGTGCGCGACGACGGCGTCGGCTTCGACCCCGACGCCCCGCCCCCGGCGGAGGGCGGGTTCGGGCTGCCCGGCATGCGACGGCGCGTCGAGCGGCTGGCCGGGACCCTGCACGTGGAGTCCGAGCCCGGCGGTGGCACGGCGATCTCGGTGAACCTGCCCGCCGTCCCGGCTGCGACACTGCCGGAGGGGACACTGCCGGAGGGCATCGAGAACGAGGGGGCGTCCGCGTGA
- a CDS encoding response regulator transcription factor, translating to MTITLLIADDHPVVRDGLRGIFTGERGFEVLGEAGNGSEAVALAESLKPDVVLMDLRMPGTDGVAAITELGRLGNPARVLVLTTYDTDSDVLPAIEAGATGYLLKDSPREELFRAVRAASRGEAVLSPAVASRIMGQMRAPAKEPLSQREIEVLSLVSRGSTNKDAAKKLFISEATVKTHLLHAYAKLGVKDRAAAVAVAFERGLLGS from the coding sequence GTGACGATCACACTGCTCATCGCCGACGATCACCCGGTCGTCCGCGACGGCCTGCGCGGCATCTTCACCGGCGAGCGCGGTTTCGAGGTGCTCGGCGAGGCCGGGAACGGCAGCGAGGCGGTGGCGCTGGCCGAGTCGCTGAAGCCCGACGTCGTCCTGATGGACCTGCGCATGCCCGGCACCGACGGCGTCGCCGCGATCACCGAGCTGGGCCGCCTCGGCAACCCGGCGCGCGTGCTGGTGCTGACGACCTACGACACCGATTCCGACGTGCTGCCGGCCATCGAGGCGGGCGCGACCGGCTACCTGCTCAAGGACTCCCCGCGCGAGGAGCTGTTCCGCGCCGTCCGCGCGGCCTCTCGCGGTGAAGCGGTGCTCTCCCCCGCCGTCGCCAGCCGGATCATGGGCCAGATGCGCGCGCCGGCGAAGGAACCCTTGTCCCAGCGCGAAATCGAGGTGCTGTCGCTGGTCTCCCGCGGCTCGACGAACAAGGACGCGGCGAAGAAGCTCTTTATCAGCGAGGCCACCGTGAAGACCCACCTGCTGCACGCGTACGCCAAGCTCGGGGTGAAGGACCGCGCGGCCGCCGTCGCCGTCGCCTTCGAACGCGGGCTGCTGGGTTCCTAG
- the thrS gene encoding threonine--tRNA ligase, whose translation MSRAKPRGGCPGASPCGHPSPAREETTMPDHRKLGRELGLFATDPLIGAGLPFLLPDGAALRHTLEEYVRDLERRAGYQHVYSPVLGKRELYERSGHWAHYREDMFPPMAVGGEEMVLRPSLCPHHALVYRSRARSHRELPLRIAELGGMYRAELSGVLGGLNRVRAIQLNDAHLFCTPDQAAAEVHGALGLIRRVHRDLGLRPARYRLSLAGEGGKHAGSAEQWDRASALLVEALDSSGMEYEAVAGEAAFYGPKIDVQVVDSAGRESTLSTVQADFHQPERFDLRYTGPDGAAHRPVLVHRSVLGSLERAMAQLVEEHGGAFPPWLAPVQVLVLPVSDAQLPEASELLRRCLDAGLRAELAGPDRGSLGARVRAGRLVPYQAVLGAAEAAGGLVAPRLRDGRKVAALAVGEFLARVAERIGDRGMELWG comes from the coding sequence CTGAGCAGAGCGAAGCCCCGGGGCGGGTGCCCCGGGGCTTCGCCGTGTGGTCACCCGTCTCCCGCCCGTGAGGAGACCACGATGCCCGACCACCGCAAGCTCGGCCGAGAACTGGGCCTGTTCGCCACCGATCCGCTGATCGGCGCCGGCCTGCCGTTCCTGCTGCCCGACGGCGCCGCGCTGCGCCACACCCTGGAGGAGTACGTCCGCGACCTCGAACGCCGCGCGGGTTACCAGCACGTGTACTCGCCGGTGCTCGGCAAACGCGAGCTGTACGAGCGGTCCGGGCACTGGGCGCACTACCGCGAAGACATGTTCCCGCCGATGGCCGTCGGCGGCGAGGAAATGGTGCTGCGGCCCAGTTTGTGCCCGCACCACGCGCTCGTCTACCGCTCCCGGGCGCGCAGCCACCGCGAGCTGCCGCTGCGGATCGCGGAGCTGGGCGGGATGTACCGGGCCGAGCTGTCCGGGGTGCTCGGCGGGCTGAACCGGGTGCGCGCGATCCAGCTGAACGACGCGCACCTGTTCTGCACCCCGGACCAGGCCGCCGCCGAGGTGCACGGCGCGCTCGGGCTGATCCGGCGCGTCCACCGGGACCTCGGCCTCCGCCCGGCGCGCTACCGGCTTTCGCTGGCCGGCGAGGGTGGAAAGCACGCGGGCTCAGCCGAGCAGTGGGACCGCGCGTCCGCGTTGCTCGTCGAAGCGTTGGACAGCAGTGGCATGGAGTACGAGGCGGTGGCGGGGGAGGCGGCGTTCTACGGCCCGAAGATCGACGTCCAGGTCGTCGACAGCGCGGGCCGCGAGTCCACCCTGTCCACCGTGCAGGCCGACTTCCACCAGCCCGAGCGGTTCGACCTGCGCTACACCGGCCCGGACGGCGCCGCGCACCGGCCGGTGCTGGTGCACCGCAGCGTGCTCGGCAGCCTGGAGCGCGCGATGGCCCAGCTGGTCGAGGAGCACGGGGGCGCGTTCCCGCCGTGGCTCGCGCCGGTCCAGGTCCTGGTCCTGCCGGTGTCCGACGCCCAGCTCCCCGAGGCGTCGGAACTCCTGCGACGGTGCCTCGACGCGGGCCTGCGCGCCGAGCTGGCCGGCCCGGACCGGGGCAGCCTCGGCGCCCGAGTCCGAGCCGGCCGCCTCGTCCCGTACCAGGCGGTGCTCGGCGCGGCCGAAGCCGCGGGTGGGCTGGTCGCCCCTCGCCTGCGCGACGGCCGGAAGGTGGCGGCCCTGGCCGTCGGCGAGTTCCTCGCCCGGGTGGCCGAGCGGATCGGGGACCGGGGAATGGAGCTGTGGGGCTAG
- the coaE gene encoding dephospho-CoA kinase, whose product MLRVGLTGGIGAGKSTAATRLAEHGAVLVDSDRIAREVVEPGTPGLAAVVAAFGEDVLAEDGSLNRPALAAKAFADEESRKRLNGIVHPLVGARTAELMAEAAPDAVVVHDIPLLVEGNLAPAYHLVVIVDAPMEVRVRRLVEARGMAEDDARARIRAQASDAQRRAVADVWLDNGGAQDIVLADVDALWADRLVPFEANVRLRRPRPPMSPVISPYDTTWPMQAERQLARLRQAAGDRLLRADHLGSTSVPGLPAKDVLDLQLTVPSLADADALAGAISDAGFPLLEGEWVDDPQEDGAAPWPKRVHVGADPKRAVNVHVRSPETPSWRLALLFRDWIRAHPAERDAYAELKQQLARKHAADGTIERYADEKQGWVNAAFTRAEAWAAQTSWTP is encoded by the coding sequence ATGCTGCGAGTGGGTTTGACGGGCGGAATCGGCGCGGGGAAATCGACGGCGGCCACCCGGCTCGCCGAACACGGCGCGGTGCTCGTGGACTCCGACCGGATCGCGCGTGAGGTCGTCGAGCCCGGCACGCCGGGGCTGGCCGCGGTCGTGGCGGCGTTCGGCGAGGACGTGCTCGCCGAGGACGGCTCCCTGAACCGGCCCGCGCTCGCCGCGAAGGCGTTCGCCGACGAGGAGTCGCGCAAGCGGCTGAACGGGATCGTGCACCCGCTGGTCGGCGCGCGCACCGCCGAGCTGATGGCCGAGGCGGCCCCGGACGCGGTGGTCGTGCACGACATCCCGCTGCTCGTCGAGGGCAACCTGGCCCCGGCGTACCACCTCGTGGTGATCGTCGACGCGCCGATGGAGGTCCGCGTCCGGCGGCTGGTCGAGGCCCGGGGCATGGCCGAGGACGACGCGCGCGCCCGCATCCGCGCCCAGGCCAGCGACGCCCAGCGCCGCGCGGTCGCCGACGTCTGGCTCGACAACGGCGGGGCCCAGGACATCGTGCTCGCCGACGTCGACGCGCTGTGGGCGGACCGGCTGGTGCCGTTCGAGGCCAACGTGCGGCTGCGCCGGCCGCGCCCGCCGATGTCGCCGGTCATCTCGCCGTACGACACGACGTGGCCGATGCAGGCGGAGCGCCAGCTCGCCCGGCTGCGGCAGGCCGCGGGGGACCGGCTGCTGCGCGCCGACCACCTCGGCTCGACGTCCGTGCCGGGGCTGCCCGCGAAGGACGTGCTCGATCTCCAGCTGACCGTGCCGTCGCTGGCCGACGCCGACGCGCTCGCCGGGGCGATCTCCGACGCCGGGTTCCCGCTCCTGGAGGGCGAGTGGGTCGACGACCCGCAGGAGGACGGCGCGGCGCCGTGGCCGAAGCGGGTGCACGTCGGCGCGGATCCGAAGCGCGCGGTGAACGTGCACGTGCGCTCGCCGGAGACGCCCTCGTGGCGGCTTGCCCTGCTGTTCCGCGACTGGATCCGCGCGCACCCGGCGGAGCGTGACGCGTACGCGGAGCTGAAGCAGCAGCTCGCCCGTAAGCACGCGGCTGACGGCACTATCGAGCGCTACGCCGACGAGAAGCAGGGCTGGGTCAACGCCGCCTTCACCCGCGCCGAGGCGTGGGCCGCGCAGACGTCCTGGACACCGTGA
- a CDS encoding GlxA family transcriptional regulator, translated as MRSGRVVVVVYDSVRLLDVTGPLEVFGMANEHGAEYELLTASPGGADVRTTTGTRLGADVALEEVTVEDGTLVVPGGPHWQATVADEPLLAQVRRLAGQARRTASVCAGAFALAAAGLLDGRRAATHWEFADQLARRYPAVDVDSDAIFVRDGPVLSSAGVTAGIDLSLALVEEDLGAEAARLVAKHLVVFLQRPGGQSQFSVRLTAGPAAHELLRGLMDRVTADPAGDHSLTSLAHGAGVSVRHLTRLFREQAGTSVARFVESTRLEAARQLLERGTDPLDVVARRTGFGSPETLRRVFTRELGVPPGAYRARFRTARR; from the coding sequence ATGCGCTCCGGACGGGTGGTGGTCGTGGTCTACGACTCGGTGCGGCTGCTGGACGTCACCGGCCCGCTCGAGGTGTTCGGCATGGCCAACGAGCACGGCGCGGAGTACGAGCTGCTGACCGCGTCCCCGGGCGGCGCCGACGTCCGCACGACCACCGGCACGCGGCTCGGCGCGGACGTCGCGCTGGAGGAGGTGACCGTCGAGGACGGCACCCTGGTGGTGCCCGGCGGTCCCCACTGGCAGGCGACGGTGGCCGACGAGCCGTTGCTGGCGCAGGTCCGCCGCCTGGCCGGGCAGGCGCGGCGCACGGCGTCGGTCTGCGCGGGCGCTTTCGCGCTGGCCGCGGCGGGGCTGCTGGACGGCCGTCGCGCGGCGACGCACTGGGAGTTCGCGGACCAGCTCGCCCGCCGCTACCCGGCCGTCGACGTGGACAGCGACGCGATCTTCGTGCGCGACGGCCCGGTGCTCAGCTCGGCCGGCGTCACGGCGGGCATCGACCTCTCGCTGGCGCTGGTGGAGGAGGACCTGGGCGCCGAGGCGGCCCGGCTGGTGGCGAAGCACCTGGTGGTGTTCCTGCAGCGGCCGGGCGGCCAGTCGCAGTTCAGCGTGCGCCTCACCGCCGGACCGGCGGCTCACGAGCTGCTGCGGGGGCTGATGGACCGCGTCACGGCCGATCCCGCGGGGGACCACAGCCTGACCTCGCTGGCCCACGGCGCGGGAGTCAGCGTCCGCCATCTGACGCGGCTGTTCCGCGAGCAGGCGGGCACGTCGGTCGCGAGGTTCGTGGAGAGCACACGCCTGGAGGCGGCGCGCCAGCTGCTCGAACGCGGGACGGATCCGCTCGACGTGGTGGCCCGCCGGACCGGCTTCGGCTCCCCGGAGACGCTGCGGCGGGTGTTCACCCGGGAGCTGGGCGTGCCGCCGGGCGCGTACCGGGCGCGTTTCCGCACCGCCCGCCGCTGA
- a CDS encoding OsmC family protein, translating to MTQPEPGTVVVTDAGGGRYTQRITTAAHEFAADEPRSVGGDDAGPTPYDLLLASLGSCTAMTLRMYADRKGIPLVRTTVRLRHERIHARDCERCETEVGMLSRITREISFEGDLDDEQRAKLLEIADKCPVHRTLTHEITIDTRVV from the coding sequence ATGACCCAGCCGGAGCCCGGCACCGTTGTCGTCACCGACGCGGGCGGCGGCCGTTACACCCAGCGGATCACCACGGCGGCCCACGAGTTCGCCGCCGACGAGCCGCGGTCGGTGGGCGGCGACGACGCGGGACCGACACCGTACGACCTCCTGCTCGCTTCGCTGGGCTCCTGCACGGCGATGACCCTGCGGATGTACGCCGACCGCAAGGGCATCCCGCTCGTGCGCACCACCGTCCGCCTGCGCCACGAGCGCATCCACGCGCGCGACTGCGAACGCTGCGAGACGGAGGTCGGCATGCTGAGCCGCATCACCCGCGAGATCTCCTTCGAAGGCGACCTGGACGACGAGCAGCGCGCGAAGCTGCTGGAGATCGCGGACAAGTGCCCGGTGCACCGGACGCTGACCCATGAGATCACCATCGACACCCGGGTGGTCTGA